The following are encoded in a window of Dryobates pubescens isolate bDryPub1 chromosome 25, bDryPub1.pri, whole genome shotgun sequence genomic DNA:
- the PXN gene encoding paxillin, which produces MDDLDALLADLESTTSHISKRPVFLTEETPYSYPTGNHTYQEITVPPPVPPPPSNEALNGTVIDPLDQWQPNASRYVHQQPQSQSPIYSSSAKSSSASAPRDGLSSPTPRASEEEHVYSFPNKQKSAEPSPTMTSSSLGSNLSELDRLLLELNAVQHNPASGFPADEASRSPSLPSVTGPHYVVPESSSSVGGKAAPPTKEKPKRNGARGIEDVRPSVESLLDELESSVPSPVPAITVSQGEVSSPQRVTASQQQTRISASSATRELDELMASLSDFKVVFPPESPLPSRKMISVPASPPLQPSKEAAKTVLANAAPSHLSGPAPLLPLPPQPSHVPPTPAPSPASSSSFTLAPQPLFQWETSEDDYHEFSVVGTPPEDPGHSCSPQTRIPSTKTVVSVGCQTEDDAFFPQMQFMAQGKVGSSSPPSTTSKPGSQLDTMLGSLQSDLNKLGVATVAKGVCGACKKPIAGQVVTAMGKTWHPEHFVCTHCQEEIGSRNFFERDGQPYCEKDYHNLFSPRCYYCNGPILDKVVTALDRTWHPEHFFCAQCGAFFGPEGFHEKDGKAYCRKDYFDMFAPKCGGCARAILENYISALNTLWHPECFVCRECFTPFINGSFFEHDGQPYCEVHYHERRGSLCSGCQKPITGRCITAMGKKFHPEHFVCAFCLKQLNKGTFKEQNDKPYCQNCFLKLFC; this is translated from the exons ACGCCTTACTGGCAGACCTGGAATCTACCACCTCGCACATCTCCAAACGGCCAGTGTTTCTGACAGAGGAAACACCTTACTCCTATCCAACTGGAAACCACACGTACCAGGAGATCACTGTGCCACCTCCAGTGCCCCCACCACCTTCCAATGAGGCCCTGAATGGCACTGTGATTGACCCCTTAGACCAGTGGCAGCCCAACGCATCCAGATACGTTCACCAGCAA CCTCAGTCCCAGTCTCCTATATACAGCTCTAGTGCCAAAAGCTCCAGTGCCTCTGCTCCTAGGGACGGGCTCAGCTCTCCTACTCCCCGTGCCAGTGAAGAGGAACACGTCTACAG TTTCCCGAACAAGCAGAAGTCTGCAGAGCCGTCTCCCACAATGACCAgttcctctctgggcagcaacCTCTCAGAACTGGACAGACTTCTTCTGGAACTGAATGCTGTTCAACATAATCCTGCCAGTGGCTTCCCAGCAG ATGAGGCCAGCAGAAGCCCATCATTGCCCAGTGTGACTGGACCTCACTATGTtgtcccagagagcagcagctctgtgggaggGAAGGCTGCTCCCCCTACGAAAGAAAAGCCAAAGCGAAATGGTGCCCGTGGGATCGAAGATGTGCGTCCCAGCGTGGAGAGCCTGCTGGACGAGCTGGAGAGCTCGGTGCCAAGTCCTGT CCCTGCGATCACTGTGAGCCAAGGCGAGGTGAGCAGCCCCCAGCGGGTCACCGCCAGTCAGCAGCAGACCCGGATATCTGCTTCCTCAGCTACACGAGAACTGGATGAGCTGATGGCATCTCTCTCTGACTTCAAG GTGGTTTTTCCTCCAGAATCCCCACTCCCCTCAAGGAAGATGATCTCTgttccagcctctccccctctccagccttccaaaGAAGCTGCAAAGACAGTCCTTGCTAATGCTGCTCCTTCTCATCTTTCTGGCCCTGCACCTCTTCTTCCACTCCCACCTCAGCCTTCCCATGTGCCACCTACCCCAGCTCCTagtccagcctcctcctcttccttcaccttggctccccagcctcttttccAGTGGGAAACTTCTGAGGATGATTATCATGAGTTTTCTGTTGTGGGCACCCCTCCTGAAGATCCTGGACACTCCTGTTCTCCCCAGACACGGATCCCTAGCACCAAGACAGTTGTTTCTGTTGGCTGTCAGACTGAAGATGATGCTTTCTTCCCACAGATGCAG ttCATGGCTCAGGGCAAAGTCgggagcagctcccctccatccacaacctccaagcctggcagccagctggatACCATGCTGGGAAGTCTCCAGTCCGACCTGAACAAACTGGGTGTCGCCACAGTTGCCAAAGGTGTCTGCGGAGCCTGCAAGAAGCCTATTGCTGGGCAG GTAGTTACAGCCATGGGGAAAACCTGGCACCCCGAGCACTTCGTCTGCACCCACTGCCAGGAGGAGATTGGGTCACGGAACTTCTTCGAGCGAGACGGGCAGCCCTACTGCGAGAAGGACTACCACAACCTCTTCTCCCCCCGCTGCTACTACTGCAATGGGCCCATCCTTGAC aaagtggtgACAGCCTTGGACAGGACATGGCACCCTGAACACTTTTTCTGTGCCCAGTGTGGAGCCTTCTTTGGACCTGAAG GATTTCATGAGAAGGATGGCAAAGCCTACTGCCGCAAGGACTACTTCGATATGTTTGCCCCCAAGTGTGGCGGCTGTGCCCGGGCTATCCTGGAAAACTACATCTCTGCCTTGAACACCCTGTGGCACCCTGAATGTTTTGTCTGTCGG GAGTGTTTCACACCGTTCATCAATGGCAGCTTCTTTGAGCATGACGGGCAGCCCTACTGCGAGGTGCATTACCACGAGCGCCGCGGCTCGCTCTGCTCCGGTTGCCAGAAGCCTATCACAGGACGCTGCATCACTGCTATGGGCAAGAAGTTTCACCCCGAACACTTTGTCTGTGCCTTCTGCCTCAAGCAGCTCAACAAAGGAACCTTCAAAGAACAGAATGACAAGCCCTACTGCCAGAACTGCTTCCTCAAGCTCTTCTGTTAG
- the RPLP0 gene encoding 60S acidic ribosomal protein P0, which produces MPREDRATWKSNYFMKIIQLLDDYPKCFIVGADNVGSKQMQQIRMSLRGKAVVLMGKNTMMRKAIRGHLENNPALEKLLPHIRGNVGFVFTKEDLTEIRDMLLANKVPAAARAGAIAPCDVTVPAQNTGLGPEKTSFFQALGITTKISRGTIEILSDVQLIRTGDKVGASEATLLNMLNISPFSFGLVIQQVFDNGSIYNPEVLDITEETLHKRFLEGVRNVASICLQIGYPTIASVPHSIVNGYKRVLAVAVETDYTFPLAEKVKAFLADPSAFVAAMPVVAEAAAPAAAAAAAPAKEAAKEESEESDEDMGFGLFD; this is translated from the exons ATGCCCAGGGAAGACAGGGCTACGTGGAAGTCCAACTATTTTATGAAAATCATC CAACTGCTGGATGATTACCCAAAATGTTTCATTGTGGGAGCAGACAATGTGGGATCCAAGCAGATGCAGCAAATCCGCATGTCCCTGCGTGGGAAGGCTGTTGTGCTGATGGGGAAGAACACGATGATGCGCAAAGCTATTCGTGGTCACCTGGAGAACAACCCTGCCTTAGAAAA GCTGCTTCCTCACATCCGTGGGAATGTGGGCTTTGTCTTCACCAAGGAGGATCTGACCGAGATCCGGGACATGCTGCTGGCCAATAAG gtgccagctgctgcccgtGCTGGTGCTATTGCTCCTTGTGATGTGACTGTGCCAGCCCAGAACACTGGTCTTGGACCTGAGAAGACCTCCTTTTTCCAGGCCTTGGGCATCACCACAAAGATTTCCAGAGGAACCATCGAAATTCTG AGTGATGTGCAGCTCATCAGGACTGGAGACAAAGTGGGTGCCAGTGAAGCCACCCTGCTGAACATGCTGAACATCTCCCCGTTCTCTTTCGGGTTGGTCATCCAGCAGGTCTTTGACAATGGCAGCATTTACAATCCCGAAGTGctggacatcactgaggagACCTTGCACAAGCGCTTCCTGGAG GGTGTTCGTAATGTTGCCAGCATCTGCCTGCAGATTGGATACCCGACCATTGCTTCTGTGCCCCACTCCATCGTCAATGGGTACAAGCGGGtcctggctgtggcagtggAGACTGACTACACCTTCCCACTGGCTGAAAAG GTGAAGGCCTTCCTGGCAGACCCCTCTGCTTTTGTGGCAGCCATGCCTGTGGTAGCTGAAGCGGCCGCacctgctgccgctgctgctgctgctccagctaaGGAGGCTGCGAAGGAGGAATCAGAGGAGTCTGACGAGGACATGGGATTCGGTCTCTTTGATTAA